The following coding sequences lie in one Ictalurus furcatus strain D&B chromosome 7, Billie_1.0, whole genome shotgun sequence genomic window:
- the LOC128610560 gene encoding C-C motif chemokine 3 — translation MFFRGLLLVLVCLQDFTTAVKLKCLNTAACGASLCCFEFHKRPLPAANVVSYEETRSDCTIPGVILTTKKAYRICADPEEDWVKQIIANKNLAKTPATN, via the exons ATGTTCTTCCGCGGTCTCCTGCTGGTTCTCGTCTGCCTCCAGGACTTCACAACAGCCGTAAAGC tGAAATGTTTGAACACGGCTGCATGCGGGGCATCATTATGCTGTTTCGAGTTTCACAAGAGACCATTACCTGCAGCGAACGTTGTCTCTTATGAAGAAACCAGATCCGACTGTACGATTCCCGGAGTCat TTTAACCACAAAAAAGGCTTATCGTATATGTGCGGATCCTGAGGAGGACTGGGTGAAGCAGATCATCGCTAATAAAAACTTGGCCAAGACTCCGGCGACAAATTAA